DNA from Verrucomicrobiota bacterium:
AGGCCGAGGCGACGATGTCCTCCAGCTTCGGAAACCTGGGCTTCCAACCGAGTTCGCGGACCGCTTTGTCGGCCGAAGCGATCAGGCGCGGCGGATCACCCAGACGGCGCGGCTTTTCCACGGCCGGGATTTTCTTTCCGGAAACCTTTTCGCAGGCGCGGATGACTTCACGGACCGAGTAGCCTTCGCCATTGCCGAGATTGTAGATTCCCTCAGCGCGCGGTTCGAGCGCGAGAATGTGAGCCTGGGCCAAATCAGTCACATGGATGTAATCGCGGATGCAGGTGCCGTCGGGAGTCGGATAATCCGTGCCGTAGATTTCGCAATGCGCCGCCTGGCCCAGCGCGGGCTTGAGGACGTTGGGAATCAGATGGGTCTCGACCCGATGATTCTCGCCAAAGCGTTCGCTCGCGCCGCCGGCGTTGAAGTAGCGAAACACGACAAACTCCAGCCCGTGAATTTGCCGGTACCACGCGAGCATCTTCTCAAACATCCATTTCGATTGTCCGTAGGGGTTGACCGGTTGCTGAGGCAAATCCTCCGTGATGGGCACGCGCTCCGGCATGCCATGGACCGCGCAGGTCGAACTGAAAACGAACTTCTTCACGCCGGCTTCGTGCGCGGCGTCGAGGAGGTTCAACCCGTTGGCGACGTTGTTCCGGAAGTATTTTCCCGGATTGGCCATCGATTCCCCCACCAACGCGAAGGCAGCGAAGTGGATGACGGCGTCCGGCGCGAAGTCCTTCAACGCGCGGCTGACACTTTTGCGATCCTCGAGATCGCCTTCGACGAGCTCCGCCCGTTCATCCACCGCGGCGCGATGGCCTTCAACCAGGCTGTCATAGACCGTGACCGTGTGCCGGGCCTCGATCAATTCTTCCACGCAAACCGACCCGATATAACCGGCGCCGCCGGTGACAAAGACGCGCATGGCCGCAACCTAGTTCGTGTCCCGCGCCCGCTCAACGGGAAAGTTGGCTCTGACGTAATGGGCCCGTCTTGCCCGGCGGTAAAGCGCGAACCTCGTAGCGCAGATTTGTAATCTGCCGTATCGCAGAATTGAATTCTGCGGCGCGGCGGCCAGTTGGATGGCGTCAGAAGGACTGATGCCTTGCCACCTTCACGGAGTTTTGACGACCGTTCCACGGTGAGGTTTAATCGGCGAATGCCACACACCGTTGAATGGTTACGCCTCTTCCTTCCGTTGCCGTTGCTCCTGCTGCTTGCGGCCGGAGAGACGGTTCGTGCTGCCGACAACGAACTCATCGCGGCGGAAGCGAGCGGGGGTTGGATTTTGCTGTTCGATGGCCGATCCCACCGCGGCTGGATGAACAGCGACCGCACAGCCCCGCGGGTCCCGGTGAAGGACGGCGTGCTCAATCCGCACAAAGCCGGCCATTACATGCTCGTCCACACCCAGCAATGGGAGAACTTCGTTCTCGCGCTCGATTTCAAGATCAGCCCCCGCTGCAACAGCGGCATCTTCGTCCGGACTTCTTCCCTGACGCCGCGACCGGGCAAGGATGTCGGCTTCAACGGCCTGGAAATCGCCCTCGACGACACCCGGGGCGCTGGCTTCCACGACACGGGCGCGCTCTACGATCTGGTGAAACCCTCCAAGAACGCGATGAAACCCGCCGGCGAATGGAACCATATCGAGATCACCTGCAATCAGAACTTCATCGAAGTCGTTCTGAACGGGGAGAATGTCCTGCGCGCGGATCTGAGCCAATTCAATGAACCGAACAAACGCCCCGACGGCACCGAGCACAAGTTTGACGTGGCTTACAAAGATCATCCGCGCCGCGGTTACATCGGCCTTCAAGATCACGGCAGTCCGTGCTGGTTCAAAAACATCAAGCTGCGCCCGCTGGACAGACCGCAGGGCCGGTAGGGTAGGCCTGCCGGTCTGCCGACATCATTCTGGCCATCCTCCGCAGTGTCCGTTATCCATTCGGTTCTCCATGAAACGAATCAATCGCCGCACCGCCCTCAAGATCACCGCTGCCGGAGCGAG
Protein-coding regions in this window:
- the galE gene encoding UDP-glucose 4-epimerase GalE, which gives rise to MRVFVTGGAGYIGSVCVEELIEARHTVTVYDSLVEGHRAAVDERAELVEGDLEDRKSVSRALKDFAPDAVIHFAAFALVGESMANPGKYFRNNVANGLNLLDAAHEAGVKKFVFSSTCAVHGMPERVPITEDLPQQPVNPYGQSKWMFEKMLAWYRQIHGLEFVVFRYFNAGGASERFGENHRVETHLIPNVLKPALGQAAHCEIYGTDYPTPDGTCIRDYIHVTDLAQAHILALEPRAEGIYNLGNGEGYSVREVIRACEKVSGKKIPAVEKPRRLGDPPRLIASADKAVRELGWKPRFPKLEDIVASAWRWHQAHPEGYPD
- a CDS encoding DUF1080 domain-containing protein, encoding MPHTVEWLRLFLPLPLLLLLAAGETVRAADNELIAAEASGGWILLFDGRSHRGWMNSDRTAPRVPVKDGVLNPHKAGHYMLVHTQQWENFVLALDFKISPRCNSGIFVRTSSLTPRPGKDVGFNGLEIALDDTRGAGFHDTGALYDLVKPSKNAMKPAGEWNHIEITCNQNFIEVVLNGENVLRADLSQFNEPNKRPDGTEHKFDVAYKDHPRRGYIGLQDHGSPCWFKNIKLRPLDRPQGR